Proteins from a single region of Apium graveolens cultivar Ventura chromosome 7, ASM990537v1, whole genome shotgun sequence:
- the LOC141672786 gene encoding uncharacterized protein LOC141672786, protein MPIKYLTSCVRLEDLLDNNLKNLTAIAELAQTPPSGPSQVPSNSVARQGYSVQPPQGTMMQQVPRGAMMQQPPEGAMKQQQQQGSAGVLMLPKANAYTSQDYYHHQQQQQQQQLLHFQQQQQIYSQMAIRAGANNGIHGMNQILQNGPATSGSLMDTRGMKKDSSEAASGSNSNNKFQLFLN, encoded by the exons ATGCCAATCAAATACCTAACCTCTTGTGTTAGGTTGGAAGATCTGCTTGATAATAATCTGAAGAACTTAACTGCAATTGCAGAATTAGCCCAAACACCACCATCTGGCCCTTCACAG GTGCCATCCAACTCTGTTGCTCGACAAGGGTACAGTGTGCAGCCACCTCAAGGTACAATGATGCAGCAGGTGCCTCGAGGTGCAATGATGCAGCAGCCTCCTGAAGGTGCAAtgaagcagcagcagcaacaagGTAGTGCCGGTGTTTTAATGCTGCCCAAAGCTAATGCCTATACATCGCAAGATTATTATCATCatcagcagcagcagcagcagcagcagttACTCCAtttccagcagcagcaacaaataTATAGCCAAATGGCGATAAGAGCTGGAGCAAATAATGGAATACATGGAATGAATCAGATACTGCAAAATGGACCGGCCACTTCAGGAAGCTTGATGGATACACGAGGGATGAAGAAAGATTCCTCAGAGGCTGCTTCCGGTAGTAATAGTAATAATAAGTTCCAGTTGTTTCTCAATTGA